A single window of Treponema denticola ATCC 35405 DNA harbors:
- a CDS encoding histidine phosphatase family protein, producing the protein MKIVLIRHGITVTNKKRIFSFDDSLLAEEAYPMLDGLKPKLKDFSSFKVYSSPFKRALQTAEYLGLKNIQTDKRLQEYNFGIFKGLTFEEAQTKYPIEAKNWIENNDSSAPPEGETSFEHFKRTSDFLEEAALKDENIIIVTHYGTITMALAWALDNFSLRNKFAPKNSTISILEVFLSDNKNEITHKGIEVFNGF; encoded by the coding sequence ATGAAAATAGTTTTGATAAGACACGGAATTACTGTAACAAACAAAAAAAGAATTTTTAGTTTCGACGACAGTCTCTTGGCGGAAGAAGCCTATCCCATGCTTGACGGTTTAAAGCCCAAACTAAAGGATTTTTCTTCTTTTAAAGTTTATTCAAGCCCATTCAAAAGAGCCTTACAAACAGCTGAATATTTAGGTCTTAAAAATATTCAAACCGATAAGAGACTCCAAGAATATAACTTCGGTATTTTTAAGGGCTTAACATTTGAAGAAGCTCAAACAAAATATCCTATTGAAGCAAAAAACTGGATCGAGAACAATGACAGCTCAGCCCCGCCTGAAGGCGAAACATCCTTTGAACATTTTAAGAGAACTTCCGACTTTTTAGAAGAAGCAGCCTTAAAAGATGAAAACATAATCATCGTAACTCACTACGGCACAATAACAATGGCTCTTGCATGGGCCTTGGATAATTTTTCTTTAAGAAATAAATTTGCCCCTAAAAATTCTACAATCAGCATATTAGAAGTTTTTTTATCGGATAACAAAAATGAAATTACTCATAAAGGCATTGAAGTTTTTAATGGCTTTTAA
- a CDS encoding sensor histidine kinase — MKNKFFIFIHYFLIASSLIQISVTGDRITGIQFLLYLCFIILFNLRLFYINNKTLFFILCLADWALCFFLYITGLTIPFLLFLIPLIDGFYYNSKPYTYILGIIGLAVCIFSLKNFDMGIIINYTALFILSGGVLEYFKLNQNKIISSQNKIEELNIQKEELLNSIHDLEIYNESIEDLMTLKERNRISREIHDSVGHGLSTMIIQLNALYAAAKNNNNDLPQKILDLNAFAKKNLEEVRFALRELKPVDYNKYEIIILVHNLIGEFKKMTNINVQFTFSKDIWSLNEKQSHAVYKAVQEFLSNSAKYSNASKITIHFSYTEASLIVTMKDNGDGCTDIKKGIGLKAIEERVKETDGTVYYESLPAVKGFFMRLAFFQNKAL, encoded by the coding sequence ATGAAAAATAAGTTTTTTATTTTTATTCATTATTTTTTAATAGCATCAAGTCTCATCCAAATAAGTGTAACCGGAGATAGGATTACAGGAATTCAGTTTTTATTATATCTTTGTTTTATTATATTATTTAATCTTAGGCTATTTTATATAAATAATAAAACTCTTTTTTTTATTCTTTGTTTAGCCGATTGGGCTCTTTGTTTTTTTCTATATATTACAGGTCTTACAATTCCCTTCCTCTTATTTTTAATTCCCTTGATAGACGGTTTTTATTATAATTCAAAGCCGTATACCTACATATTGGGAATAATAGGACTTGCAGTCTGTATATTTTCACTAAAAAATTTTGATATGGGAATAATCATAAACTATACGGCTCTTTTTATTTTAAGCGGAGGAGTTTTAGAATATTTTAAACTAAATCAAAATAAAATTATTTCTTCCCAAAACAAAATAGAAGAATTAAATATTCAAAAAGAAGAGCTGTTAAATTCCATTCATGATTTGGAAATCTACAATGAGTCGATAGAAGACCTTATGACCTTAAAAGAAAGAAACCGCATCTCCAGAGAAATACATGACAGCGTAGGACACGGACTTTCTACAATGATTATTCAGCTAAATGCACTCTATGCTGCTGCAAAGAACAACAACAATGATTTACCTCAAAAAATCTTAGATTTAAATGCCTTTGCTAAAAAGAATTTAGAAGAAGTAAGGTTTGCCTTGAGAGAATTAAAACCGGTAGATTATAATAAGTATGAAATAATAATCCTAGTCCACAATCTGATAGGGGAATTTAAAAAAATGACAAATATCAATGTACAGTTTACTTTTTCAAAAGATATTTGGAGTTTAAACGAAAAACAAAGTCATGCAGTATATAAGGCTGTTCAGGAATTTCTATCCAATTCTGCAAAGTACAGCAATGCTTCGAAAATTACAATTCACTTTTCTTATACCGAAGCCTCTTTAATAGTTACTATGAAGGACAATGGAGACGGCTGTACCGACATCAAAAAAGGAATCGGCTTAAAAGCTATCGAAGAAAGAGTAAAGGAAACGGACGGAACGGTTTATTATGAAAGTCTCCCTGCCGTAAAAGGCTTTTTTATGCGTTTGGCATTTTTTCAAAATAAGGCTCTTTAA
- the cbiB gene encoding adenosylcobinamide-phosphate synthase CbiB produces MNFNFLSFSDFVFSHINFFILFCAIILDFILGDPYSFPHPVKFIGSLIKKEKVLARFCFSSPRGLKFAGFLIVIFNVSLSFCLVFFFLKLLYPYKILYFVFSVWISYTCLAARCLQKESIKVFTALQMSLEEGRKQIANIVGRDAEPLDEKGVSRACVETIAENTSDGVIAPLFFMMLLGPAGGIAYKAVNTMDSMLGYKNEKYADLGFFPAKVDDIVNYIPARLSALLILAGSFFCKLRRPAQEGSQKRISNKIIPKLATIKRGFKIWRRDCRKHSSPNSAHPESAAAGLLGLKLGGPNYYGGELVEKPFIGDEVFEIEDEDIKRCIQLMYASEIFMFGLYAFLFFGNVFSVFSYF; encoded by the coding sequence ATGAATTTTAATTTTTTAAGCTTTTCCGATTTTGTTTTTTCACACATTAATTTTTTTATTTTATTCTGTGCAATAATTCTTGATTTTATTTTGGGCGATCCTTATTCTTTTCCTCATCCCGTAAAATTTATCGGTAGCCTTATAAAAAAAGAAAAAGTCCTTGCACGGTTTTGTTTTAGTTCTCCGAGAGGTTTAAAGTTTGCCGGTTTTTTGATTGTCATTTTCAATGTTAGTCTCAGCTTTTGTCTTGTTTTTTTCTTTTTAAAATTATTATATCCTTACAAGATTTTATACTTTGTTTTTTCGGTATGGATCAGTTATACATGTCTTGCAGCCCGCTGTCTTCAAAAAGAATCTATAAAAGTTTTTACGGCCTTGCAGATGAGTCTTGAAGAGGGAAGAAAGCAGATTGCAAATATTGTAGGCAGGGATGCCGAGCCTTTGGATGAAAAGGGAGTAAGCCGTGCCTGTGTTGAGACCATAGCCGAGAATACAAGTGACGGGGTTATAGCTCCATTGTTCTTTATGATGCTTTTAGGCCCGGCAGGCGGTATAGCTTATAAGGCTGTAAATACCATGGATTCTATGCTCGGCTATAAAAATGAAAAATATGCCGACTTGGGATTTTTTCCGGCAAAGGTTGACGATATTGTAAACTATATTCCGGCCCGCCTTTCTGCCTTGCTTATTCTTGCAGGTTCTTTTTTTTGTAAATTGCGAAGGCCGGCGCAAGAGGGTTCACAAAAAAGAATTTCAAACAAAATAATTCCGAAACTAGCGACAATAAAAAGAGGTTTTAAGATTTGGCGGCGGGATTGCAGAAAACATTCAAGCCCCAATTCCGCTCATCCTGAAAGCGCTGCTGCCGGTCTTTTAGGTTTAAAACTGGGAGGTCCGAACTATTACGGTGGAGAGCTTGTCGAAAAGCCCTTTATAGGGGACGAGGTTTTTGAAATTGAAGATGAAGATATAAAAAGATGCATACAGTTGATGTATGCATCCGAGATTTTTATGTTTGGGCTTTATGCTTTCTTATTTTTCGGGAATGTCTTTTCGGTTTTTAGCTATTTTTGA
- a CDS encoding ATP-dependent Clp protease proteolytic subunit: MNFINETNEEKKNKTNDDDALMQKFLNTRQIILAGEINKELSEKIVRQLLLMESLSATKPIYIYIDSPGGDADAGFAIFDMIRFIKAPVYTIGMGLVASAASIILLAASKERRFGMPNSHYLIHQPLSGIKGVATEIEIHAKELEKMRVKINKLIAEETGTDEKKVAKDTDRDCWLNAKESVEYGLISKIAKNRKDIPEK, from the coding sequence ATGAACTTTATAAATGAAACTAACGAAGAGAAAAAAAATAAAACAAATGATGACGATGCTTTGATGCAAAAATTTCTTAATACACGCCAGATTATTTTGGCCGGAGAAATCAACAAAGAGCTTTCCGAAAAAATAGTACGCCAACTTTTACTCATGGAGTCCTTGTCGGCAACAAAGCCTATTTATATTTATATAGATTCCCCCGGGGGAGATGCCGATGCAGGTTTTGCAATCTTCGATATGATAAGATTTATCAAGGCCCCCGTCTACACAATAGGTATGGGCCTTGTTGCCAGCGCAGCATCCATCATACTCCTTGCTGCAAGCAAGGAGCGCCGTTTCGGTATGCCTAACAGCCACTACCTTATACATCAGCCATTGTCCGGTATAAAGGGAGTTGCAACCGAAATAGAAATACACGCCAAAGAGCTTGAAAAGATGAGGGTAAAAATAAATAAACTCATTGCAGAAGAAACAGGCACAGATGAAAAAAAGGTTGCAAAGGATACGGACAGGGATTGCTGGCTAAATGCAAAAGAATCCGTAGAATACGGTCTTATTTCAAAAATAGCTAAAAACCGAAAAGACATTCCCGAAAAATAA
- a CDS encoding peptidylprolyl isomerase → MKKLWIMIIAIAFMILVAGTAAAIIITNSGSEKGDKNMNNLKNIEALKEDGLYAAIDTDKGLIVLKLFYKETPLTVCNFVGLAEGTLDAAKGKPFYDGLTFHRVIADFMIQGGDPTGTGSGGPGYRFPDEIVEDLKHDGPGVLSMANAGPGTNGSQFFITHVETPWLDGKHTIFGRVVEGQNVVDSIQQGNKIKTVKIIRTGNEAKAFKTDQEAFYKYLAETKESEKRRAEAFAKKMEDLIKTKYSPAKLDDDGVYSFVVKQGKGDTPKQGQTLTMKYKGSLLENGKVFDDSDMHKPLEFPVGLGRVIPGFDSQSAKMTLGEKRIIIIPPHLAYGEAGAGGVIPPNAYLVFELELLNIK, encoded by the coding sequence ATGAAAAAATTATGGATTATGATTATTGCAATTGCGTTTATGATTTTAGTTGCGGGAACTGCTGCTGCTATTATAATAACAAATTCCGGTTCGGAAAAAGGAGATAAAAATATGAATAATTTAAAGAATATAGAAGCTTTAAAAGAAGATGGGCTCTATGCTGCTATCGATACCGATAAAGGGTTGATTGTCCTAAAGCTTTTTTACAAAGAGACCCCTTTAACGGTATGTAATTTTGTAGGATTGGCTGAAGGAACCCTTGATGCCGCTAAGGGGAAACCATTTTATGACGGACTCACCTTTCACAGGGTAATAGCCGACTTTATGATTCAGGGCGGAGATCCTACCGGTACAGGTTCAGGCGGCCCAGGTTATAGATTTCCTGATGAGATTGTAGAGGATTTAAAGCATGACGGCCCTGGTGTTTTGTCTATGGCAAATGCAGGTCCCGGAACTAACGGTTCACAGTTTTTTATTACCCATGTTGAAACTCCTTGGCTTGACGGTAAGCACACGATTTTCGGACGAGTTGTTGAAGGTCAAAATGTTGTAGATTCAATTCAACAAGGCAACAAAATTAAAACCGTTAAAATTATAAGAACAGGAAATGAAGCAAAGGCTTTTAAAACCGATCAAGAGGCCTTTTATAAATACCTTGCCGAAACTAAGGAAAGCGAAAAACGCAGAGCTGAAGCTTTTGCAAAAAAAATGGAAGATTTGATTAAAACGAAATATTCTCCTGCAAAGCTTGATGATGACGGTGTATATTCCTTTGTTGTAAAACAAGGTAAGGGAGATACGCCTAAGCAAGGGCAAACCTTAACTATGAAATACAAGGGTTCCCTTTTGGAAAACGGAAAGGTCTTTGATGATTCCGATATGCATAAGCCTTTAGAATTTCCTGTGGGACTTGGCCGTGTTATTCCGGGCTTTGATTCCCAATCGGCAAAAATGACTTTGGGTGAAAAACGAATTATCATTATTCCTCCTCATCTTGCTTACGGTGAAGCAGGTGCAGGCGGAGTTATTCCCCCGAATGCTTACTTAGTTTTTGAACTTGAATTGTTAAATATAAAATAA
- the cobS gene encoding adenosylcobinamide-GDP ribazoletransferase has product MKGFILALQFFTRIPININIDFNEKNIKRAFYFLPLIGGLIAGLVLIPIYFLPQKYIEISGFISLLLYLFLTGSIHLDGVGDTIDGFFSARKKEKILEIMQDPRIGTYGTIGLNVFLLLRYINYSTIIPDAGLLILAGIISRLSGLAVVVFSKPAKDTGLGLLFHKSASKFSFFFWLVLVCFLSLFTPEIAAFSKIQGTFILVERLKYLLLPLTAFILTFIIIRISYKKIGGITGDVNGLIVELTELAVLSTSFFINVHL; this is encoded by the coding sequence ATGAAAGGTTTTATTTTAGCCTTGCAGTTTTTTACCCGCATCCCCATCAACATAAACATAGACTTTAACGAAAAAAACATTAAAAGAGCTTTTTATTTTTTACCTCTTATAGGAGGGCTTATTGCAGGGCTTGTTCTTATCCCCATCTATTTTCTTCCGCAAAAATATATTGAAATATCCGGATTTATAAGTTTGCTCCTCTATTTATTTTTAACAGGCAGCATTCACCTTGATGGAGTCGGAGACACTATAGACGGTTTTTTTTCTGCAAGAAAAAAAGAAAAAATATTGGAAATTATGCAGGATCCGAGAATAGGAACATACGGAACAATAGGGCTTAATGTTTTTTTGCTTCTCAGATACATAAACTATTCTACCATAATACCTGATGCAGGCCTGCTCATACTAGCCGGAATAATTTCGAGGCTTTCAGGTTTGGCAGTTGTAGTTTTTTCAAAACCTGCAAAGGATACGGGCCTTGGCCTGCTCTTCCATAAGTCGGCATCAAAGTTTAGTTTTTTCTTTTGGCTGGTCCTCGTATGTTTCCTTTCCCTTTTTACGCCTGAGATAGCAGCTTTTTCAAAAATACAAGGAACTTTTATTTTGGTAGAGCGATTAAAATATTTACTTCTTCCCTTAACTGCATTTATTCTAACATTTATAATAATAAGAATTTCATATAAAAAAATAGGCGGCATCACAGGAGATGTAAACGGCCTCATTGTAGAATTAACGGAACTGGCAGTTTTAAGCACAAGTTTTTTTATAAACGTCCATTTATAA
- a CDS encoding ABC transporter permease, whose amino-acid sequence MKEFVSLCLAQLKRILKNITNASMLIIFPFAMIILIFVIRFVLDPKDTDNSETKKTDYTVQMGEVNYFVDDTGDLWKNFFAGSESTVHPENREEELAKVKEKLATGKIPGLIIIPKDFSEKISKNEKPELEILKTEESIILDNRVQALNLSINAYLMDNFIKSSGLAENGENLLNNNINIVFKTPNNKNIISLGLKIMTLVVLYMIIFGSTAIVTDLIKFRETKMLARAIISPNSEFKIVGSFLLAFVFIQVVVNMIVFISATIIFKLEITGLPLIFLAVVSTSFFALSIAILIARIFKKESQLALASNITSLLTIVLFFLAIISVMPFVSIPPVFKNISMFSPLYWLLEMLDKEKLFPNILIVWAMTAAIFTAGSWKIKEFNNEIN is encoded by the coding sequence ATGAAGGAATTCGTAAGTTTATGTTTAGCACAGCTAAAAAGAATATTAAAAAATATAACAAATGCCAGTATGTTGATTATTTTCCCTTTTGCGATGATAATTCTTATTTTTGTAATAAGATTTGTTCTTGATCCGAAAGATACCGATAATTCGGAAACTAAAAAGACCGATTATACCGTTCAAATGGGTGAGGTAAACTATTTTGTCGATGATACGGGAGATTTATGGAAAAACTTTTTTGCCGGTTCCGAATCTACAGTTCATCCTGAAAATAGAGAAGAGGAATTAGCAAAGGTTAAGGAAAAACTTGCAACCGGAAAAATACCCGGTCTTATAATTATACCCAAAGATTTTTCCGAAAAAATTTCAAAAAATGAAAAACCGGAACTTGAAATTTTAAAAACGGAAGAAAGCATTATTCTTGACAATAGAGTCCAAGCACTCAATTTAAGTATAAATGCTTATCTCATGGATAATTTTATTAAAAGTTCTGGTCTAGCCGAAAATGGAGAAAACCTTTTAAACAACAATATAAATATTGTATTTAAAACACCGAACAATAAAAATATTATAAGTTTAGGCTTAAAGATAATGACCTTAGTTGTATTGTATATGATTATTTTCGGCTCAACAGCGATTGTAACCGACTTAATAAAATTTAGGGAAACAAAGATGTTGGCACGTGCAATAATAAGCCCAAACTCCGAATTTAAAATAGTGGGAAGCTTTTTATTAGCCTTTGTCTTTATCCAGGTGGTAGTAAATATGATAGTCTTTATTTCTGCGACAATAATATTTAAATTAGAAATTACGGGACTTCCATTGATATTCTTAGCCGTGGTTTCAACAAGTTTTTTTGCTCTGTCCATAGCTATTTTAATAGCGAGAATTTTTAAAAAAGAATCTCAACTGGCTCTTGCTTCGAATATAACAAGCCTTCTTACAATAGTTTTATTTTTCCTTGCTATTATTTCTGTAATGCCCTTTGTTTCAATTCCGCCTGTGTTTAAAAACATTTCAATGTTTTCGCCCCTATATTGGCTGTTGGAAATGCTGGATAAAGAAAAACTTTTTCCAAACATATTGATAGTCTGGGCGATGACTGCCGCTATTTTTACAGCCGGAAGCTGGAAAATAAAAGAGTTTAACAACGAAATAAATTAA
- the malQ gene encoding 4-alpha-glucanotransferase, with protein MKRSSGIILHPTSLPNDEGIGTIGKEAFAFIDWLKKTRTGVWQMLPIGPTGYGDSPYASFSAFAGNPYLISLQDLYEKGFLEKRDFTEYKKIVQENTDPKRADFGLIHYHKTKMLKKAAASLLHKMERDSSSKEELENFYQEESFWLDGYAAFMTIKEDYEERLDKENLVQGIWNEVWPKELALNKKDKIKEFLGKHSEEYETQKIIQFFFFSQWKKLKEYAEKNGIQLIGDIPIFAAMDSADVWQNQSLFLLDKEATPKAVAGVPPDFFSPTGQLWGNPLYDWAKMKKDSYLWWKARIRHTLKLFDIIRLDHFRGFEAFWAIPQGAKTAQEGKWVKGPDHHFFEEIQKDLISLDEKYRGELPILTEDLGVITPEVARLRDDFNFPTMKILQFAFDLNELKSENLTNPYLPHNHKKNCAVYTGSHDNDTIMGWLEGSSDEMLKFIYTYLYGKKADKRICSILNTYEFKKELASEIIRKAFSSVADFAAVQMQDLLFLNSEARMNAPSTVGKNWQWRVTGSYENCEMTEKLELWNVLYNRV; from the coding sequence ATGAAAAGAAGTTCAGGTATTATTTTACATCCCACCTCGTTACCTAATGATGAAGGCATAGGGACAATCGGTAAAGAGGCTTTTGCCTTTATCGATTGGTTAAAAAAAACAAGAACGGGAGTTTGGCAGATGCTTCCGATTGGCCCCACCGGTTATGGAGACTCACCCTACGCTTCTTTTTCGGCCTTTGCAGGAAACCCTTATCTTATAAGTCTTCAAGATCTTTATGAAAAAGGCTTTTTAGAAAAAAGAGATTTTACCGAATACAAAAAAATCGTACAAGAAAATACTGATCCTAAAAGAGCGGATTTCGGTTTAATCCATTACCATAAAACAAAAATGTTAAAAAAAGCGGCAGCATCTTTATTGCACAAAATGGAAAGAGACTCATCTTCAAAAGAAGAACTTGAAAATTTCTACCAAGAAGAAAGTTTTTGGCTGGACGGATATGCAGCCTTTATGACAATTAAAGAAGACTATGAAGAAAGACTAGATAAAGAAAATTTAGTGCAAGGAATCTGGAATGAAGTTTGGCCCAAGGAGCTTGCCTTAAATAAAAAAGATAAGATAAAAGAATTTCTAGGCAAACACTCCGAAGAATATGAAACCCAAAAGATTATACAGTTTTTCTTTTTTTCGCAATGGAAAAAATTAAAAGAATACGCTGAAAAAAACGGTATACAACTTATAGGAGATATTCCGATATTTGCGGCAATGGATTCAGCCGATGTTTGGCAAAATCAAAGCTTATTTTTACTGGACAAAGAAGCTACACCTAAAGCCGTCGCCGGTGTACCTCCCGACTTTTTTAGCCCTACGGGACAGCTTTGGGGCAACCCTCTTTATGACTGGGCTAAGATGAAAAAGGACAGCTACCTATGGTGGAAGGCCCGCATAAGACATACCCTAAAACTATTCGACATAATACGCCTCGACCATTTTAGAGGCTTTGAAGCCTTTTGGGCTATCCCCCAAGGTGCAAAAACTGCTCAAGAAGGAAAATGGGTGAAAGGCCCTGACCATCATTTTTTTGAAGAAATACAAAAGGATCTGATTTCATTGGATGAAAAATACAGGGGCGAGCTTCCTATACTAACTGAAGACTTGGGAGTTATAACCCCTGAAGTTGCCCGCCTACGAGATGATTTTAATTTCCCGACGATGAAGATATTGCAATTTGCCTTTGACTTAAACGAATTAAAATCGGAAAATCTGACTAATCCTTATCTGCCTCATAACCACAAAAAAAACTGTGCCGTATATACCGGTTCCCACGATAACGACACAATCATGGGTTGGCTTGAAGGTTCTTCCGATGAGATGCTGAAATTTATTTATACCTATCTTTATGGAAAAAAAGCGGATAAAAGAATTTGCTCCATTTTAAACACTTATGAATTTAAAAAAGAATTAGCCTCCGAAATAATCCGAAAAGCGTTTTCTTCCGTGGCGGATTTTGCAGCCGTGCAGATGCAGGACCTTTTGTTTTTAAATTCTGAAGCAAGAATGAATGCACCTTCAACAGTCGGAAAAAACTGGCAATGGAGAGTAACCGGGTCTTATGAAAACTGCGAGATGACCGAAAAATTGGAGCTTTGGAATGTTTTGTACAATAGGGTTTAA
- a CDS encoding DUF6675 family protein, with the protein MKKIKTLFIFFAVCLFPIFSANGVDTRNIEQRLSDILDPKVAAELVQKKEILKLKYGASNMNPEMLPVSALSEKMTSLLSKKKPVFLGEFISLYKKEGPNNPDVSKILRHISGLEGIEYFSNTYQEMRTLYLTSHAVKEVKTSDGLVYERIDDPLNEGFDGLEILARHIDATFGDFIYKYRYLKEGRDIGMVCVNTQKITHPDMSLISLQPDAMALSLAVYDLDDYILIHCLSTAKFPTIPFIGGRVKRAFSSRLTAVYNWFMDEYKCAEKGIEYSAKKKNNSDN; encoded by the coding sequence ATGAAAAAAATTAAAACGCTATTCATATTTTTTGCAGTCTGCCTGTTCCCGATTTTTTCAGCTAACGGCGTAGATACACGCAATATTGAGCAGAGACTCTCGGATATTCTTGATCCAAAGGTAGCAGCCGAGCTTGTTCAAAAAAAAGAAATACTTAAGTTAAAATACGGGGCTTCAAACATGAACCCCGAAATGCTGCCCGTTTCAGCTCTTTCGGAAAAAATGACTTCTTTATTGTCGAAAAAAAAGCCTGTTTTTTTAGGTGAGTTTATATCTTTGTACAAAAAGGAAGGCCCCAATAATCCTGATGTGTCTAAAATATTGCGTCATATTTCCGGGCTTGAAGGTATTGAATACTTTTCAAACACTTATCAGGAAATGAGGACTCTTTATCTGACATCACATGCAGTAAAAGAAGTAAAAACTTCAGACGGCCTTGTTTATGAGCGTATAGATGATCCTTTAAATGAGGGCTTTGACGGCTTGGAAATTCTTGCTCGGCACATCGATGCAACCTTCGGAGATTTTATTTATAAATATCGATATTTAAAAGAAGGCAGAGATATTGGTATGGTATGTGTAAATACACAGAAGATTACACATCCGGATATGAGCCTTATTTCTCTCCAGCCTGATGCGATGGCTTTATCTTTAGCTGTATATGATCTTGATGATTATATTTTAATCCATTGTTTAAGTACCGCAAAATTTCCTACAATACCTTTTATAGGCGGCAGAGTAAAAAGAGCTTTTTCTTCACGGTTGACGGCCGTGTATAATTGGTTTATGGATGAATATAAATGTGCCGAAAAAGGTATCGAATATAGTGCCAAAAAAAAGAATAATTCTGATAATTAA
- the cobU gene encoding bifunctional adenosylcobinamide kinase/adenosylcobinamide-phosphate guanylyltransferase — protein sequence MITLITGGSRSGKSAYAEKLLDGINDVVYIATAEIYDDEMQERVKRHIKRRNPKWRTYEGFLNLEKAVNGEKYYLLDCITNLISRILFQITGEKEKPSEEEIQKTIDTSLTQIKNLILEIKKINGSLILVTNEVGSSIVPMHPVSRAFSDIQGIVNAKIAELADEVVLCVCGLPIKIKDGASI from the coding sequence ATGATAACACTTATAACCGGCGGATCGAGGAGCGGAAAATCGGCCTATGCCGAAAAACTTTTAGACGGAATAAATGATGTTGTCTATATAGCAACCGCTGAAATCTATGATGATGAAATGCAGGAAAGAGTAAAAAGGCATATCAAAAGACGCAACCCAAAGTGGCGTACCTATGAAGGCTTCTTAAACTTAGAAAAAGCCGTCAACGGAGAAAAATACTATTTACTTGACTGCATAACAAATTTAATTTCTCGAATTCTTTTTCAAATAACAGGAGAAAAAGAAAAGCCCAGTGAAGAGGAGATTCAAAAGACAATAGATACTTCATTAACTCAAATCAAGAATCTTATTTTAGAAATAAAAAAAATAAACGGCTCCTTAATTCTTGTAACCAATGAGGTCGGTTCTTCTATTGTACCGATGCATCCCGTATCAAGAGCTTTTTCGGATATTCAAGGAATAGTAAATGCAAAAATCGCCGAGCTTGCAGATGAGGTTGTTCTCTGCGTTTGCGGCCTACCTATAAAAATCAAAGACGGAGCATCAATATGA
- a CDS encoding D-alanine--D-alanine ligase family protein, producing the protein MNIAIIYGGKSSEHEVSLQSASSIIRTIDKKHKLHLIGISKNGAWYLHGDEERERIIKNEKAVLKIKKDEAKRVTVIPGGGAKKGLKAGDEFLPTDAVFAVLHGRFGEDGTIQGLFEMADLPYVGGDVMSTSISMDKEKTKMIWDYSGLPIVPYIAIKRQDWDDPEKKKAILARAEKDLEYPLFIKPCRAGSSVGAGMVKNRNELLEQAEESFLWDNKILVEACIEAREVECSVTGNTKTVAYIPGEIIPTHKFYDYEAKYTDPNGAELKIPADLNETQRKTIRETAIKAYEALDLSGLSRVDFFIDKRTGKIYLNEVNTIPGFTAISMFPKMCGASGLPYNELIMHLIELAIDRFKTDRKLKTCRQS; encoded by the coding sequence ATGAATATAGCAATCATTTACGGCGGAAAGTCAAGCGAACATGAGGTTTCCCTACAGTCGGCATCATCGATTATAAGGACAATAGATAAAAAGCACAAACTTCACCTAATCGGTATTTCCAAAAACGGAGCATGGTATTTACATGGAGATGAAGAAAGAGAAAGGATTATAAAAAACGAAAAGGCCGTTTTAAAAATAAAAAAAGATGAGGCAAAGCGAGTAACCGTAATTCCCGGAGGCGGCGCAAAAAAAGGTTTAAAAGCAGGAGACGAGTTTTTACCGACTGATGCGGTCTTTGCCGTTTTACACGGAAGATTCGGAGAAGACGGCACAATTCAAGGTCTTTTTGAAATGGCCGACCTACCCTATGTAGGGGGCGATGTAATGTCCACAAGCATCTCGATGGATAAGGAAAAAACCAAGATGATTTGGGATTATTCGGGCCTTCCCATTGTACCCTATATAGCAATCAAAAGGCAGGACTGGGATGATCCTGAAAAGAAAAAAGCAATCTTAGCAAGGGCCGAAAAGGACTTGGAATATCCTCTCTTTATAAAACCGTGCAGGGCAGGAAGCTCCGTAGGCGCCGGAATGGTAAAAAACAGAAACGAACTTTTAGAGCAGGCAGAAGAATCTTTTTTATGGGATAATAAAATTTTAGTCGAAGCATGTATTGAGGCCAGAGAAGTAGAATGTTCGGTTACGGGAAACACAAAAACTGTTGCCTACATTCCGGGAGAAATAATTCCGACCCATAAATTTTATGACTACGAAGCAAAATACACGGATCCGAACGGAGCCGAATTAAAGATTCCGGCCGATTTAAATGAAACTCAAAGAAAGACAATCAGAGAAACCGCTATCAAGGCCTATGAAGCCTTGGATCTATCAGGCCTTTCCCGCGTGGATTTTTTTATCGACAAAAGAACCGGCAAGATATACTTAAACGAGGTAAACACTATTCCGGGCTTTACCGCGATTTCGATGTTCCCTAAAATGTGCGGAGCTTCGGGTCTTCCATATAACGAGCTTATAATGCACTTAATAGAGCTTGCAATAGATAGATTTAAGACAGACAGAAAACTCAAAACCTGCCGTCAATCTTAA